Below is a window of Variovorax sp. TBS-050B DNA.
CTCGGCCGTGAGCGCGAAGCCCGCGCGGCCGCGGCGGCACAGCACCAGGCCGAGGCGGGTCTCCAAGTCCTTGACGTGGCGGCTCACGGTGGAGGTGCCGATGTTGAGTTCGAGCTCGGCGGCCGCCATGCCGCCGCAGTCGACCACGCTCCTGAACACCTTGAGCAGGCGCAGGTCCATGTCGCTGAGCTGGCCCAGCACGGCGCGGCTGCGGGTCTTTTCCTTTACTTGCATGAACCGTCAAGTGAACATTGATATTGCGCCATTCTCCACACTGAACGCGCTGCCAACAATCGCGTCTTTCCCTCACCCTTTCCGGAGCCCGCGCGCCATGACCCTCGCCGCCCCCGCCATCGAACCCACGCCCGCCCTGCGCACCGACGCCGCCTGGCTCGACGCGCATTGGATGCCCTATACCGGCAACCGCAACTTCAAGGCCGATCCGCGCATGATCGTGGAGGCCAAGGGGGCCTACTTCACCGACGGCGACGGCCGCAAGATCTTCGACGGGCTCTCGGGCCTGTGGTGTTCGGGCCTGGGCCATGGCCGGCCCGAGATCACCGAGGCGGTGAGCCGGCAGATCGCCAAGCTCGACTATTCGCCCGCTTTCCAGTTCGGCCATCCGCTGTCGTTCGAACTCGCCAACCGCCTCAGGGAACTCACGCCGGCGGGCCTGGACTACGTGTTCTTCACCGGCTCGGGTTCCGAGGCGGCCGACACCTCGCTCAAGATGGCGCGCGCCTACTGGCGCACCAAGGGCCTGGCGAGCAAGACGCGCCTGATCGGCCGCGAGAAGGGCTACCACGGCGTGAACTTCGGCGGCATCTCGGTGGGCGGCATCGGCGCGAACCGCAAGCTCTTCGGCCAGGGCGTGGAGGCCGACCACCTGCCGCACACGCAGATCGCGGCCAACGCCTTCACGCGCGGCATGGCCGACAACGGCGCCGAACTGGCCGACCGCCTGCTCGACCTGATCGCGCTGCACGACGCATCGAACATCGCGGCCGTGATCGTCGAGCCCTTCGCGGGCTCGGCCGGCGTGGTGATTCCGCCCCGCGGCTACCTGCAGCGGCTGCGCGAGATCTGCACCGCGCACAACATCCTCTTGATCTTCGACGAGGTCATCACCGGCTTCGGCCGCTGCGGCGCGCTCACGGGCGCGGAAGCCTTCGGCGTGACGCCGGACATCATGAACGTCGCCAAGCAGGTGACCAACGGTGCGCAGCCGCTGGGCGCGGTGATCGCGCGCAAGGAGATCTACGACACCTTCATGGCGGCGGGCGGGCCCGACTACATGCTGGAGTTTCCGCACGGCTACACCTACGGCGCGCATCCGGTGGCCTGCGCGGCCGGCATCGCGGCGCTCGACGTGCTGCAGAAGGAAGACATGATCGGCCGGGTGCAGGCGCTCGCGCCGCACTTCGAGAATGCGGTGCACAGCCTCAAGGGCAGCAAGTACGTCAGCGACATCCGCAACTTCGGCCTGGCCGCGGGCCTGACGATCGCCGCGCTGCCGGGCGAGCCGGCGCGCCGTCCGTACGAGATCGCGATGAACTGCTGGAAGAAGGGCTTCTACGTGCGCTACGGCGGCGACACGATCCAGCTCGCGCCGCCCTTCATTGCGGAGAAGGCCGAGATCGACCGGCTCGTCAACGCGCTCGCCGACGCGCTCGCCGAAACGGCGTGAGGCCGGCACGGCGTCGAGGCCGACAGCGGCGGACGGGGCGGCTCTGCATAATGGGCCGGCCCTTCCACCCCTCCGCTGCCTGCCTCCCGTGCAACAGATCGACCTCTCCTATGCGATCCGGCCGCGCCGGAACGGATCGCGACAGATCCGCAATCCGCTGATGCAGATCCTGCTCGCCGTGCGCGAGCAGGGGTCCATCTCGGGCGCCTCGCGCGCGCTCGGGCTCTCGTACCGCCATGTGTGGGGCGAGCTGCGCGAATGGGAACAGACGCTGGGCCGGCCGCTGATCCAGGGCGAGCAGGGCCAGCGCGCCCAGCTCTCCGAATTCGGCGACAAGCTGCTGTGGGCCGAGCGCCAGGCGCAGGCCCGGCTGGCGCCGCAGATCGAGGCGCTGCATGCCGAACTCGAACGCGCGTTCGCGCTCGCTTTCGACGACCGCACCCATGTGCTGAGCCTGCAGGCCAGCCACGACGACGCGCTCGCGCTGCTGCGCACGCATGCCGCGGGCACCGCGCAACTGCAGCTCGACATCCACTTCACCGGCAGCGTCGATGCGATCCGCGCGCTCAACCAGGGCCGCTGCGTGATGGCGGGCTTCCACACGCTCGAGCATCCGCCGCGCGGATCGATCGCGCAGCGCACCTACCAGCCGCTGCTCAAGCCGGGGCAGCACAAGCTGATCGGCTTCGCGCGGCGCACGCAGGGGCTGATCGTGGCGGCCGGCAATCCGCTGCGGCTGCGCTCGCTGGCCGACGCGGCGCGGCTCCATGCCCGCTACGTGAACCGCCCGATCGGCACCGGCACGCGGGTGCTGCTCGACGAACTGCTCGCGCAGGCCGGACTCGACGCTGCGGCGCTTTCCGGCTACGAACGCTGCGAGACCTCGCATGCGGCGGTCGCCCATGCGGTGGCTTCGGGGCAGGCCGACGCCGGGCTCGGGCTCGAATCGGCCGCGCATGCCGAAGGCCTCGGCTTCGTGCCGCTGGTGCACGAGCGCTACCACCTCGCCTGCCTCAAGTCCGCGCTCGAGCAGCCGGCCGTGCAGGCGCTGGTCGAGGTGCTGCGCAGCCCGGGCTGGCAGCACCTGCTAGGCACGCTGCCCGGCTACGAGACCGCGGGCAGCGGCGAAGTGCAGTCGCTGCGCGCGCTGCTGCCGTGGTGGACCTTCCAGCGCGAAAAGGAGCACAGCCCGCATTGACCCCGGCCACCAGCGACATCCCCGCGCGGCTCGACCGGCTGCCGTGGTCGCGCTGGCACTGGCGCGTGGTGATCGCGCTCGGCGTGGCCTGGGTGCTCGACGGGCTGGAGGTGACGCTGGTCGGCTCGATCGGCGCGGTGCTCGAACGGCCCGACACGCTGGGGCTCAGCGCCACCGAGATCGGCTGGTCGGGCTCGATCTACATCCTCGGCGCAGTGGCCGGCGCCCTGCTCTTCGGCCGGCTCACGGACCGGCTCGGACGCAAGAAGCTGTTCCTCGTGACGCTGGTGGTCTACA
It encodes the following:
- a CDS encoding aspartate aminotransferase family protein, yielding MTLAAPAIEPTPALRTDAAWLDAHWMPYTGNRNFKADPRMIVEAKGAYFTDGDGRKIFDGLSGLWCSGLGHGRPEITEAVSRQIAKLDYSPAFQFGHPLSFELANRLRELTPAGLDYVFFTGSGSEAADTSLKMARAYWRTKGLASKTRLIGREKGYHGVNFGGISVGGIGANRKLFGQGVEADHLPHTQIAANAFTRGMADNGAELADRLLDLIALHDASNIAAVIVEPFAGSAGVVIPPRGYLQRLREICTAHNILLIFDEVITGFGRCGALTGAEAFGVTPDIMNVAKQVTNGAQPLGAVIARKEIYDTFMAAGGPDYMLEFPHGYTYGAHPVACAAGIAALDVLQKEDMIGRVQALAPHFENAVHSLKGSKYVSDIRNFGLAAGLTIAALPGEPARRPYEIAMNCWKKGFYVRYGGDTIQLAPPFIAEKAEIDRLVNALADALAETA
- a CDS encoding substrate-binding domain-containing protein yields the protein MQQIDLSYAIRPRRNGSRQIRNPLMQILLAVREQGSISGASRALGLSYRHVWGELREWEQTLGRPLIQGEQGQRAQLSEFGDKLLWAERQAQARLAPQIEALHAELERAFALAFDDRTHVLSLQASHDDALALLRTHAAGTAQLQLDIHFTGSVDAIRALNQGRCVMAGFHTLEHPPRGSIAQRTYQPLLKPGQHKLIGFARRTQGLIVAAGNPLRLRSLADAARLHARYVNRPIGTGTRVLLDELLAQAGLDAAALSGYERCETSHAAVAHAVASGQADAGLGLESAAHAEGLGFVPLVHERYHLACLKSALEQPAVQALVEVLRSPGWQHLLGTLPGYETAGSGEVQSLRALLPWWTFQREKEHSPH